In the genome of Luteibacter yeojuensis, one region contains:
- a CDS encoding glycosyltransferase family 4 protein yields MAESAGADSRLPVAAGSVTLNGRPLRIWLPAIRAGSGADVFTNRLATGLRRAGHEADVHWFAHQWEFATWSLRAARIPPDVDIVHASSVLAHAFAGRGIPCVVTEHQFIRHPEFMPWRGRLQSLYHDIVLAPMVTRSLRRADRIVSVSRHVADAIEADIRRPVRVIHNWVDTQVFRPREGFVRDGDGPLRVLFVGNPSRWKGADVIPVLSSMLGDEVEVHCVGGLRRAFPSDWVRHKNIRVLQSVPPERMLEIYASVDTVLVPTRYEAFGFVALEAMSCGLPVIGFDTTGTAEVCANGETALLVPRDDIDGLAKSIRALADPDLRATMGRAGRERALSCFTEDQGVSAYLSLYGEVLGGRA; encoded by the coding sequence GCTGGTAGCGGCGCCGACGTATTCACGAACCGTCTTGCGACCGGACTACGAAGGGCAGGCCATGAAGCTGACGTGCACTGGTTTGCACACCAGTGGGAGTTTGCGACTTGGTCGCTTCGTGCGGCTAGGATTCCGCCGGATGTCGACATAGTGCATGCGAGTTCAGTATTGGCGCATGCCTTTGCGGGGCGCGGTATTCCATGCGTGGTGACGGAGCACCAGTTCATACGCCACCCCGAATTTATGCCATGGCGCGGTCGCTTGCAGTCGCTCTATCACGACATCGTCCTGGCCCCAATGGTGACTCGCTCATTGCGGCGCGCCGATCGCATCGTCTCGGTCAGTCGGCATGTCGCCGACGCCATTGAAGCAGATATTCGACGGCCGGTTCGCGTCATCCACAACTGGGTGGACACGCAGGTATTTCGTCCTCGCGAAGGATTCGTTCGCGATGGCGATGGCCCCCTCCGTGTTCTGTTTGTCGGCAACCCATCTCGATGGAAAGGAGCCGATGTCATCCCGGTTCTTTCGTCTATGTTAGGCGATGAGGTGGAAGTCCACTGTGTGGGAGGCTTGCGTCGTGCCTTTCCCAGCGACTGGGTACGACATAAGAATATTCGTGTGCTGCAAAGCGTTCCCCCGGAGCGAATGCTGGAAATATATGCATCCGTCGATACCGTGCTTGTTCCAACACGTTACGAGGCATTTGGGTTCGTGGCGCTCGAAGCCATGTCCTGCGGACTTCCCGTGATTGGATTCGATACCACGGGGACGGCGGAAGTGTGTGCCAATGGAGAGACGGCACTGCTGGTTCCGCGTGACGATATCGATGGTCTGGCGAAGAGTATTCGCGCTCTGGCCGACCCGGACTTGCGCGCGACCATGGGGCGCGCGGGGAGGGAGCGGGCATTATCGTGTTTTACGGAAGACCAGGGAGTCTCGGCGTATCTTTCGCTCTACGGTGAGGTGCTGGGAGGACGAGCCTGA
- a CDS encoding class I SAM-dependent methyltransferase, with product MSRAYSSYYTHGSATESYAADNGTGVAWSMVNGYLAHRYGADRQPVNSVGRWVIPLYAPLRRQLDFFYRELPRRPGTVLDVGCGNGVFLLRAKAAGWQVAGVEPDEAAAARASQAGVHVLATDLRAIDKSSRFDVITSSNVIEHVPDPLDFLARIYKALSPGGLLWLATPNASSPGRKAFGRYWRGLEAPRHCLVFSPSALLAAVTDAGFEQARLRPRGRGSHFVIEESRRYASQHNVGVAGRPSPRWIDMCATFDTEGGEELILVARKPL from the coding sequence ATGTCGCGCGCTTATTCGAGCTACTACACGCACGGGTCGGCAACCGAGAGTTATGCGGCAGATAATGGGACTGGCGTGGCGTGGTCGATGGTGAATGGGTATCTGGCCCATCGTTACGGCGCCGATCGACAGCCGGTCAACTCGGTAGGGCGCTGGGTTATTCCGCTATATGCCCCCTTGAGGAGGCAGCTGGATTTTTTCTATCGCGAACTTCCTCGTCGTCCCGGTACCGTCCTGGACGTCGGTTGCGGCAATGGTGTATTTCTTCTTCGGGCGAAAGCTGCAGGCTGGCAGGTTGCTGGTGTAGAGCCCGACGAGGCGGCTGCGGCCAGAGCCTCCCAAGCTGGCGTACATGTTCTGGCAACCGATCTCAGAGCCATCGACAAATCCTCGCGCTTTGATGTCATAACGTCATCCAACGTAATTGAGCACGTTCCAGATCCACTCGATTTTCTTGCGCGCATCTACAAGGCGCTTTCTCCCGGGGGGCTGCTCTGGCTGGCGACACCTAACGCGTCCAGTCCGGGACGTAAGGCGTTCGGCAGGTATTGGCGCGGCCTCGAGGCACCTAGGCACTGTCTCGTTTTCTCCCCCAGCGCACTGCTTGCGGCGGTGACAGATGCCGGATTCGAGCAGGCACGCTTGCGGCCAAGGGGGCGTGGATCGCACTTCGTCATCGAAGAGTCGAGGCGGTATGCGTCTCAGCACAATGTGGGCGTCGCCGGTCGACCGAGTCCGCGATGGATCGATATGTGCGCTACGTTCGATACCGAGGG